A part of Primulina eburnea isolate SZY01 chromosome 10, ASM2296580v1, whole genome shotgun sequence genomic DNA contains:
- the LOC140803692 gene encoding EG45-like domain containing protein → MAIERVIILALIAASLISVASAIAGTATYYTVYVPSACYGYQDQGVLVAAANRALYNNGAACGSYYNVQCTGGTNLGVPQPCKGGVVRVKIVDLCPGCVDNQLDLSQEAFSTIADLNAGKILIDYTPA, encoded by the exons ATGGCGATCGAACGAGTTATAATCTTGGCGCTAATCGCCGCTAGTTTAATCTCTGTGGCGTCTGCCATCGCTGGAACTGCAACTTACTACACTGTTTATGTTC CATCTGCATGCTATGGATATCAGGACCAGGGCGTACTGGTAGCAGCTGCTAATAGAGCCCTTTACAACAATGGTGCCGCATGTGGAAGTTACTATAACGTCCAATGCACCGGTGGCACCAATCTAGGTGTACCACAGCCTTGCAAGGGCGGTGTAGTCCGGGTTAAAATCGTCGATCTTTGCCCGGGATGCGTCGATAATCAGCTTGATCTTTCTCAAGAAGCTTTCTCTACGATAGCAGACCTTAACGCTGGAAAGATTCTAATCGATTATACCCC GGCATAA